A stretch of the Comamonas testosteroni TK102 genome encodes the following:
- a CDS encoding aspartate kinase, whose amino-acid sequence MALIVHKYGGTSMGSTERIRNVAKRVAKWARAGHQLVVVPSAMSGETNRLLGLASELAPSHAKSSYYRELDMLAATGEQASSALLAIALQAEGMESVSYAGWQVPVRTDSSYTKARIESIDDKRVRADLEAGRVVIVTGFQGIDPEGNITTLGRGGSDTSAVAVAAALKAAECLIYTDVDGVYTTDPRVVPAAKRLGTVSFEEMLEMASLGSKVLQIRSVEFAGKYKVPMRVLSSFTPWDIDLEEEAKSGTLITFEEDEKMEKAVVSGIAFNRGEAKISVLGVPDTPGVAAAILGPVADANIEVDVIIQNISKDGKTDFSFTVSQGDYQRAMELLRESVVPALGASEVVGNPNIAKVSIVGIGMRSHVGVASTMFRALSKEGVNIQMISTSEIKTSVVIDEKYLELAVRSLHTAFGLDKSE is encoded by the coding sequence ATGGCACTGATCGTTCATAAATACGGCGGCACCTCGATGGGCTCGACAGAGCGCATCCGCAACGTCGCCAAGCGTGTGGCCAAATGGGCTCGGGCAGGTCACCAGTTGGTGGTTGTGCCCAGCGCCATGAGTGGCGAAACCAACCGTTTGCTGGGTCTGGCCAGCGAACTGGCTCCCAGCCACGCCAAGAGTTCGTACTATCGTGAGCTCGATATGCTGGCCGCCACTGGCGAGCAGGCCTCCTCGGCTCTGCTGGCCATTGCGCTGCAGGCCGAAGGCATGGAATCCGTCAGCTATGCAGGCTGGCAAGTGCCCGTGCGCACCGATAGCAGCTATACCAAGGCTCGTATCGAGTCCATCGACGACAAGCGCGTGCGCGCCGACCTCGAGGCAGGTCGTGTCGTGATCGTGACCGGCTTCCAGGGTATCGATCCCGAAGGCAATATCACCACGTTGGGACGTGGCGGCTCCGATACTTCGGCCGTGGCCGTGGCGGCCGCCCTGAAGGCTGCCGAATGCCTGATCTATACCGATGTGGATGGCGTCTACACCACCGACCCCCGTGTGGTGCCTGCTGCCAAGCGCCTGGGTACGGTGAGCTTCGAGGAAATGCTGGAAATGGCCAGCCTGGGCTCCAAGGTACTGCAAATCCGCTCCGTGGAGTTTGCAGGCAAGTACAAGGTGCCCATGCGCGTGCTGTCGAGCTTCACGCCCTGGGATATCGATCTGGAAGAAGAGGCCAAGTCCGGCACGCTGATTACTTTTGAGGAAGACGAAAAAATGGAAAAGGCTGTCGTATCCGGCATCGCTTTCAACCGTGGCGAGGCCAAGATTTCCGTGCTGGGCGTGCCCGATACCCCCGGCGTGGCCGCTGCCATCCTGGGTCCCGTGGCTGATGCCAACATCGAAGTCGATGTGATCATCCAGAACATCTCAAAGGACGGCAAGACCGACTTCAGCTTCACCGTGAGTCAGGGCGACTACCAGCGTGCCATGGAGCTGCTGCGTGAAAGCGTTGTTCCTGCACTGGGTGCGTCCGAAGTGGTGGGCAATCCCAATATCGCCAAGGTCAGCATTGTCGGTATCGGCATGCGCAGCCATGTGGGCGTGGCCTCCACCATGTTCCGTGCCCTGAGCAAGGAAGGCGTGAACATCCAGATGATCTCGACTTCCGAGATCAAGACTTCGGTCGTGATCGACGAGAAGTACCTGGAGCTGGCCGTGCGCTCCCTGCACACTGCCTTCGGTTTGGACAAAAGCGAATAA
- a CDS encoding 16S rRNA pseudouridine(516) synthase: MQLQDMLYSQGFGIRRVCSGLVQQGWVELWNPQTSDWEKVLDSTQQVDPEGLRFRVQGVEWEYHELGYVLLNKPAGTECSQKPSAYPSIYTLLPAPLRQRPNKGAVQGVQAVGRLDQDTTGMLLLSDDGQFIHRMSSPKKHVSKVYRVTCKHPVDAKQIQRLLDGVVLDDDPKPVKAAACEQVDSHVLDLTLTEGKYHQVKRMIAAVSNRVEGLHRRRIGGMELPADLEPGQWRWLTAHELELFKPGK, encoded by the coding sequence ATGCAGCTGCAGGACATGTTGTATTCACAGGGCTTTGGCATTCGCCGCGTGTGCTCAGGCTTGGTGCAGCAAGGCTGGGTGGAGCTATGGAACCCGCAGACCTCTGACTGGGAGAAGGTCCTGGATTCCACCCAGCAGGTGGATCCTGAAGGTCTGCGCTTCAGGGTGCAAGGCGTGGAGTGGGAGTATCACGAGCTGGGTTATGTGCTGCTGAACAAGCCCGCCGGCACCGAGTGCTCGCAAAAGCCATCGGCCTATCCCAGCATCTATACCTTGCTGCCGGCTCCGCTGCGTCAACGACCCAACAAAGGGGCGGTACAAGGTGTTCAGGCGGTGGGGCGCCTGGATCAGGATACGACCGGTATGCTGCTGCTCAGCGACGATGGCCAGTTCATCCACCGCATGTCGTCGCCCAAAAAGCATGTCTCCAAGGTTTACCGGGTGACCTGCAAGCATCCGGTGGATGCCAAGCAGATACAGCGGCTGCTGGATGGCGTCGTTCTCGACGATGATCCCAAGCCCGTCAAGGCAGCGGCCTGCGAGCAGGTGGACAGCCATGTGCTGGATCTGACGCTGACCGAGGGCAAGTATCACCAGGTCAAGCGCATGATTGCGGCCGTGAGCAACCGGGTCGAAGGTCTGCATCGCAGAAGAATCGGCGGCATGGAGTTGCCTGCCGATCTGGAGCCTGGCCAATGGCGCTGGCTGACGGCACATGAGCTGGAATTGTTCAAGCCGGGCAAGTAA
- a CDS encoding DNA/RNA non-specific endonuclease — protein sequence MLAISSVACSARMPAPSAAVSPTSLVQVKNPTRSTQGFEQCPQFFANGKAPVLSDQPKLRALCYDAFAVLHSGQSKTPVFVAQRLNKALVADADEKRTNKFYSDARLPRDERAELDDYKRSGYSRGHMAPAGDMPTAQAMAQSFSLANMVPQSIKQNGGPWARIEKDTRSYAQRAQGDVYIITGPVFDAGAASVGHNQVRVPSFLYKLVYDAQSQRAWAHWQANDDAARVTEPISYAELVRRTGIEFLPGAALQASGKLQQTSMLPAQRH from the coding sequence ATGCTGGCCATCAGCAGCGTGGCCTGCTCCGCCCGGATGCCTGCACCCTCGGCAGCGGTCAGCCCCACATCGCTCGTCCAGGTCAAGAATCCCACGCGCAGCACCCAGGGCTTTGAGCAATGCCCGCAGTTCTTTGCCAATGGCAAAGCTCCCGTGCTCAGCGATCAGCCCAAGCTGCGTGCGCTGTGCTATGACGCGTTTGCCGTGCTGCACAGCGGCCAGAGCAAGACTCCCGTCTTCGTTGCTCAACGTCTGAACAAGGCCCTGGTCGCCGATGCCGACGAAAAGCGCACCAACAAGTTCTACAGCGACGCCCGCCTGCCCCGCGATGAACGCGCCGAGCTGGACGACTACAAGCGCTCCGGCTACTCACGCGGCCACATGGCTCCCGCTGGCGACATGCCGACCGCACAGGCCATGGCCCAGAGCTTCTCGCTGGCCAATATGGTGCCCCAGTCCATCAAGCAGAACGGCGGCCCCTGGGCCCGCATCGAAAAAGACACGCGCAGCTACGCACAACGAGCTCAGGGCGATGTCTACATCATCACCGGCCCGGTCTTTGATGCTGGCGCCGCCTCCGTCGGCCACAACCAGGTGCGTGTGCCCAGCTTTCTCTACAAGCTGGTTTACGACGCTCAGAGCCAGCGTGCCTGGGCGCACTGGCAGGCCAATGATGATGCGGCCCGTGTCACCGAACCCATCAGCTACGCAGAGCTGGTGCGCCGCACCGGCATCGAATTCCTGCCTGGCGCTGCGCTGCAAGCCTCGGGCAAGCTCCAGCAGACGTCCATGCTCCCTGCGCAGCGACACTGA
- a CDS encoding RNA-binding S4 domain-containing protein codes for MSETESMRLDKWLWCARFYKTRSLAVEEIGKGRVTVNNANAKASREIRPGDHIHLRQGNIPREVIVRGLSGMRGPAPVAQQLYEETAQSIAQREQLAEQRRLAPEPAATLAAQHTGRPTKRDRRDIDRVQRSSGWGDRWSASIDD; via the coding sequence ATGAGTGAAACTGAATCCATGCGTCTGGACAAATGGCTGTGGTGCGCGCGGTTCTACAAGACCCGCAGCCTGGCTGTGGAGGAAATTGGCAAAGGCCGGGTCACGGTCAACAACGCCAATGCCAAGGCCTCGCGTGAAATCCGTCCGGGCGACCATATCCACCTGCGCCAGGGTAATATTCCCAGGGAAGTCATAGTGCGTGGGCTGAGCGGCATGCGCGGCCCGGCCCCCGTGGCCCAGCAGCTATACGAGGAAACAGCGCAAAGCATTGCCCAGCGAGAACAGCTGGCCGAGCAGCGCCGTCTGGCTCCCGAACCTGCAGCGACACTGGCGGCGCAGCACACCGGCCGCCCCACCAAGCGTGACCGCCGGGATATCGACCGCGTGCAACGCAGCAGCGGCTGGGGCGACCGCTGGAGCGCTTCCATCGATGACTGA
- a CDS encoding sensor histidine kinase has protein sequence MTANPARTRPKTAWSLRRLLLTGILLPVLALIALNAWSLYQQTLASLHTAYDRTLLASAKSISEQIGVTGYDEHAQLRAIVPYSALEIFEADNQSRMFYRVSTLDGQLISGFAELPVWNGRIPQRPPYAALVDFYDDEFRGHPVRVAVLLQPVASADGRGMAVIQVAETLELRESLALQILRDTLIRQALLVLVVALIVIIVVQRATQPIRQLSQDLQGRAQGDLSPLAAPEAPREIQPLLEATNQTMQRLQGLLSNQKRFVRDASHQLRTPLAVLKVQVQSAKRGDIPPAQAFAEIDDTVDRATRVANQMLALAKVEQLRQEDSSQSSAMLAQLDDIVRDVALELSPLIADHDMDFGIETQACCVAAHEWMLRELTRNLLHNAIRHTPRHGSLQVDVRAHNGMAQLSIEDSGSGIDDELAQRLFQPFSAGNARSGSGLGLAICQEIVQTLGGQIELRNLHDGLGRVRGLQALIQLPLHNGDAQDMDTALT, from the coding sequence ATGACAGCCAATCCGGCAAGGACGCGGCCGAAGACAGCCTGGTCGCTGAGGCGCCTGCTGCTCACCGGCATCCTGCTGCCCGTGCTGGCGCTGATTGCCCTCAATGCCTGGAGCCTCTATCAGCAGACGCTGGCATCGCTGCACACGGCTTACGACAGAACCCTGCTGGCCTCGGCCAAGAGCATCAGCGAACAGATCGGCGTTACCGGATACGACGAGCACGCACAGCTGCGCGCCATCGTCCCCTATTCGGCGCTGGAAATCTTCGAGGCCGACAACCAGAGCCGCATGTTCTACCGCGTCTCCACGCTGGATGGACAACTGATTTCGGGCTTTGCGGAGCTGCCTGTCTGGAACGGCAGGATTCCGCAGCGCCCGCCCTATGCGGCGCTGGTGGACTTCTATGACGACGAGTTTCGCGGCCACCCCGTGCGCGTCGCCGTGCTGCTGCAGCCGGTTGCCAGTGCCGACGGGCGCGGCATGGCCGTGATCCAGGTCGCCGAAACCCTGGAGCTGCGCGAATCCCTGGCCTTGCAGATTCTGCGCGACACCCTGATTCGACAGGCCCTGCTGGTGCTGGTCGTCGCGCTGATCGTCATCATCGTCGTGCAGCGCGCCACCCAGCCCATACGCCAGCTCAGCCAGGACCTGCAAGGCCGGGCCCAGGGGGATCTGAGCCCGCTGGCGGCCCCCGAGGCCCCGCGCGAAATCCAGCCCCTGCTGGAGGCCACCAACCAGACCATGCAGCGCCTGCAAGGTCTGCTGAGCAACCAGAAGCGCTTTGTGCGCGACGCCTCGCACCAGTTGCGCACGCCGCTGGCGGTGCTCAAGGTCCAGGTGCAGTCGGCCAAGCGCGGCGATATTCCACCGGCCCAGGCCTTTGCCGAGATCGACGACACGGTGGACCGCGCCACCCGCGTCGCCAACCAGATGCTGGCCCTGGCCAAGGTCGAGCAGCTGCGCCAGGAAGACAGCAGCCAGAGCAGCGCCATGCTCGCCCAGCTCGACGATATCGTACGCGACGTGGCGCTGGAGCTATCGCCGCTGATTGCCGATCACGACATGGACTTCGGCATCGAAACCCAGGCCTGCTGCGTGGCCGCCCATGAATGGATGCTGCGCGAGCTGACCCGCAACCTGCTGCACAACGCCATACGCCACACACCCAGGCACGGGAGTCTGCAAGTCGATGTGCGCGCGCACAACGGCATGGCGCAGCTGAGTATCGAAGACAGCGGCAGCGGCATCGACGATGAACTGGCCCAGCGGCTGTTTCAGCCTTTTTCGGCGGGCAACGCGCGCAGCGGCTCGGGCCTGGGCCTGGCCATCTGCCAGGAGATCGTCCAAACCCTGGGCGGCCAGATCGAGCTGCGCAATCTGCATGACGGACTCGGCCGCGTGCGTGGCCTGCAGGCGCTGATTCAGCTGCCCCTGCACAATGGCGATGCCCAGGACATGGATACTGCTCTGACTTGA
- a CDS encoding response regulator — translation MFGNMQLLLVEDDSAMRTTLQRTLMRRGLNVDVAADGPSALAHWQTREPDAVVLDLSLPGLDGLQVLERARALGLRTPVLILTARGTVGDRVMGLNAGADDYLAKPFDLDELEARLRALLRRSQDSFTPRSGSEAIALGALRYEKESGAIYLDDKVLELTPRELSMMHALLARPGHAVTKERLFSLVFPGEVDVQYEAVEVVAYRLRKKLGGTGVQLVTLRGLGYLVKAEAAA, via the coding sequence ATGTTCGGCAACATGCAACTACTGCTTGTTGAAGATGACTCCGCCATGCGCACCACGCTGCAGCGCACACTGATGCGTCGCGGCCTGAATGTGGATGTGGCGGCCGACGGCCCCAGTGCCCTGGCCCATTGGCAAACCCGCGAACCCGATGCCGTGGTGCTGGACCTGAGTCTGCCCGGTCTCGACGGCCTGCAGGTGCTGGAGCGCGCCCGCGCCCTGGGCCTGCGCACGCCGGTGCTGATCCTGACCGCGCGCGGCACCGTGGGCGACCGCGTCATGGGCCTGAATGCCGGCGCCGACGACTATCTGGCCAAACCCTTTGACCTCGACGAGCTGGAAGCGCGCCTGCGCGCCCTGCTGCGCCGCAGTCAGGATAGCTTCACACCCCGGTCAGGTTCCGAGGCAATCGCCCTGGGCGCATTGCGCTATGAGAAGGAAAGCGGCGCGATCTATCTCGACGACAAGGTCCTGGAGCTGACCCCGCGCGAGCTGTCCATGATGCATGCGCTGCTGGCGCGCCCCGGCCATGCGGTCACCAAGGAGAGGCTGTTCAGCCTGGTCTTCCCCGGCGAGGTCGATGTGCAATACGAGGCCGTGGAAGTCGTGGCCTACCGTCTGCGCAAAAAGCTGGGCGGCACCGGCGTGCAGCTGGTCACCCTGCGCGGTCTGGGCTATCTGGTCAAAGCCGAGGCGGCAGCATGA
- a CDS encoding Bug family tripartite tricarboxylate transporter substrate binding protein produces the protein MRRDTFLKSLAALAAAGALPLSAQAAAAIKMMLPANPGGGWDTTGRALGKALQDAGVASSVTYDNKGGAAGAIGLAQFVNGSKGDPNAMMVMGAVMLGGIITGKPPVNLSQATPLARLTSEYNVFVLPANSPFKNMAEVVAQLKKDPGSVKWGGGSRGSTEHIAAAMIAREVGVDPAKINYVAFRGGGEAISAILGGNVTVGGSGFSEFAEYIATGKMKPIGVTSAQRLKGAASSVPTLKEQGINVEIGNWRGVYGAPGISKAQRDELVAQIEKATKSKAWAEALQKNDWTPAWLGGDAFGKFVDDEFASLRATMAKSGMI, from the coding sequence ATGCGTCGTGATACGTTTCTGAAGTCTCTGGCAGCCCTGGCGGCAGCCGGTGCTTTGCCCCTGTCGGCCCAGGCCGCGGCAGCCATCAAGATGATGCTGCCCGCCAACCCGGGTGGCGGCTGGGACACGACAGGCCGTGCCCTGGGCAAGGCCTTGCAGGACGCAGGTGTGGCTTCTTCCGTCACTTATGACAACAAGGGCGGTGCTGCCGGTGCCATCGGCCTGGCCCAGTTCGTCAACGGCAGCAAGGGTGATCCCAATGCCATGATGGTCATGGGCGCCGTGATGCTGGGCGGCATCATTACCGGCAAGCCTCCCGTCAATCTGAGCCAGGCCACGCCTCTGGCGCGCCTGACCAGCGAGTACAACGTGTTTGTGCTGCCCGCCAACTCGCCGTTCAAGAACATGGCGGAAGTGGTGGCCCAGCTCAAGAAGGATCCCGGCTCCGTCAAGTGGGGCGGTGGCTCGCGCGGCTCCACCGAGCACATTGCCGCGGCCATGATCGCCCGTGAAGTGGGCGTGGACCCCGCCAAGATCAACTACGTGGCTTTCCGTGGGGGCGGCGAGGCCATCTCCGCCATCCTGGGCGGCAACGTCACCGTGGGCGGCAGCGGCTTCAGCGAGTTCGCCGAATACATCGCGACCGGCAAGATGAAGCCCATCGGCGTGACCTCGGCCCAGCGCCTCAAGGGTGCAGCGTCCAGCGTTCCCACGCTCAAGGAGCAGGGCATCAACGTGGAAATCGGCAACTGGCGCGGTGTGTATGGCGCTCCCGGCATCTCCAAGGCCCAGCGCGACGAGCTGGTCGCCCAGATCGAAAAGGCCACCAAGAGCAAGGCCTGGGCCGAAGCGCTGCAGAAGAACGACTGGACACCTGCCTGGCTGGGCGGCGATGCCTTTGGCAAGTTCGTGGACGATGAGTTCGCCAGCCTGCGCGCCACCATGGCCAAGTCCGGCATGATCTGA